From the genome of Nicotiana sylvestris chromosome 1, ASM39365v2, whole genome shotgun sequence:
ACATATTTACTGTAATAGTGAAGGAAACTATGCCTGTAGAATCTCCAAGACATGAAGATACGATAAGCATTCAAGGAGAACAGAAGAGTGATGAGAAGGGGAAAAAAATTCAATCTCCCATTGAAGAAGAAAATGTTATACAAGAAGGAGATGATTGCTGTGAAGAAGGAGGTGAACCAGATGAGTATGTTACTGTATGTGATTCGGACAACTCCAGATATGATAAAAGGAAAGTTACACTTGATGATTTTGAGTTTCCAGAGAACTTCTCCCAAATTGTTAAGTTCGGCTAGCTTAACCAAGATAAAACAACCCCTGTGCATCAAGGAAGAACAAGGCAGCCTGGAAAGCATTCTCGATCACCCTTTCTCCCTTTTTACAGTTCTGGTGGAAGCACTTCTGTTGGACCTCTAATTTTTCAAATCAAGCATTAGTTTACTAGGATAGTAGGTCAAAATGTTGATGCTGAGTTGTTGGACGAATTCAACAACTGGTTATACCTTGGTGCCGATACAGCTTCAAAGAGGTTAGTTTATACAATTTGTTCATATTTCTGAGTGCATTTATCTTTTAGATATCCACTTCAATCTACATATCTATTGTAATTGCTATGTGTTTAAATAGGAGGAAGGCGCCTTATTCTATAAAAGATAACCAGCTTAAGCCGTGGTATGATTTTGGAGTGGAGAAAGTTGATAAAAAAGGAGTGGCTTTACACTTTAACACATCCCGACAAATCCTCAACAATACGGTAAACACATACCCTGGCAGAATGAAATGATTAGCTGTAGTATTCTATTATTGGAGGATATTGTAGTTTTTTTGTTTAAAAAGTGTAGTTAATTTGTTTGAAGCATTAAGAAATAATGAACTCTGGTGTTTTTTTTTGCAGCACATTGatgttattttatattatttgagGAAGAGAGGAAAGTATAGTCCTGTGAACAAAACACGTTTTACAACCACTAACTGTATTTTCAAGACTAGAATTGAACatatttatgaaaaatacattaatgctcctgacGATAAGAAGCTAGTTGTTGTCAAATCCCAGGATGTCGTAGCAGAATACATATTGGGGTATATGCTACTTGCAAATATTGCATGGGATCAAGTTGATTTTTTGATTATGCCCATAAACattgttgaaaattttcattGGTTGTTGGTTGTTTTTGACATTACCGAAAGGGTTCTATATGTTTATGATTCTATGGTCTCTTCACACAATCACATTCTTGTTGAATCTGTTATCAACAAATTTGCAACAATGATCCCCCTATACTTGTTATGCACCGGCTTCTATGGCAAGCGTCCAGACATCAACTACAAGAACACAAAGGCATATATTGAAAAATGTGTTACTGACCCTCTTGAAATCAGTGGTTGGTCGGTGAGATACCCAACAAAAAGAGGGATCACTGTATGAAAAGGCTgttttttcttctatttatttaatAGACTTTATTCAATTGTTGAATGCTAAATCTTTTcccctaatttttgtttacagtGACTGGTGGTGTATATGTTGCTACATTTGCTCAATATGTCAGCATTGGAGAGCTATCAATTTCAAAGGAAGACCTTTCTGATATTGATCAACATCGTAGACGTGATGGAGCTCTACTTTGGGATTATGCTAGGAAAAAGCGAGAAATTGGTGCAATTAGTGAGAGTGAGGTGACTGACAGATTAGCAAGAAGAAAAGGTCCACCAGCTGCAAATGAGAGAACAGAAGTCCGGAAGAAGAAAAATCAGTTTTCCTATTCTGTAGAAAAAGTGTAGTTAAAATGTGTAGGTATAGTGGGTTTGTAGTAAAGTTATATACAAATTGTTAACTTAGAACAAGTCAGTTGAAATATATTTGTAGCAGATTTGTGCTACAATTATTTTACCTTtagttttgttattttttgtcCAGGAAATTACTACTTTAAATCGAAAACACTATGGAGATCCTTTTTTGGTTCAAAATTGTTAATACTTTATTCTACtacttttgttttgtgttgttaccctttgtttcattatttatttttagcaGTTGTGAACGAGAGAATACAAGTTCGGAAGAAAAAGAATTAGTTGCCATTTTCTGTAGGAAAAATGTAGTTAAATTGTTTAGTTGCAGTTGGTTTTGTAGAAAGAGTGCAGACAAATTGTTACTTATGAACAAGTTTGTTGAAGTTTAATTGTAGCAGATTTGTATTACAATTATTTTACCCTATGTTTTGTTATTTTATCCATGATACTAGTGTTAACAATAGGAAACACTCTGTTGTTTTTATCTTGATTGGTTGAAAGTTATTAGTACTTGATCTCATTATTGTTAGCATAAAACTCCTTTAGAACTTAATTATTATATAGTTATTCTGTCAACGCCAGATTATGtagttattttataaattttttgtAGATAACTTGTAAGAATCATTATTCACTAATGATTTATGCTATAGATAATTAAATAATTGTATATTATATATACAAATCATTCATAATCCAATCAAGTTATGAAAGTTTGAACTCAATACACCTagtaattaaacaaaacaaattcaAATCAGCTACATTAAGAGTTGAAAACATTTCATTATAGGAAACAGTCTTTACTTAATTTATCAACACAACTACACCTCAACTATAATTCTCCTGAACACCTCAACACTTTTTATCAAAAAATCTGTTGACTATATCAAATTTTATTTCTTCTTGGGAGCATTcttgcaagatcttttgttatgcccttctATTCCACAGTTGCCGCATGAAACCTTGTACTTCTTTGCATTTACTTCATCATGTGTTTTGTATCTTTATTTTTTAGGTCTTTCTGGCTGTCTTTTCTCGGTAGGTGAATTTACAACTTCTTCAGCTATATGTTGTGGCATATTCCATTTGCTTTCATTAGGCAGTAGGTCTACTGGTGTTTCATAAATATGCAAGAGGCTCTCTCTCGTGTAATAAAGAGAACAATATTTTTTCATAAGACTCATTCCTATGCCTTAAAGCAACCAAATCATATGCACAAGGAAGTTCATCAACCTGGAATTGTTTACAACTACATCTCTTATTTTCAAGAAATAATATAGCGCGTCACACCATTTATCACTATATGGATGTAAtctgttgaagccctcacctacaaTTACATTACAAACACACAATAAATTATCAGTAACatatacaaaataactacaattattcagcaatttatctacaatGTCTGTTAATATTTTAGTTTGATACAATAATTAATCTGATGTTATAGGATATAGCTTACTTTAAGCTTCTGCGACAATGTTCTGTTGTCCTCCAACTCTTTGTTGTATTTAAACCCAAGGTATGTGAATGTACCCTTTGCTTTCAATAACTTTTTATTAGTCCAACGTTCAAGAAGATTACTTGTGTACTCTAATAGTTCAACTATCGGCATCTCTCTTGCATCTCTTGTGGTAGCATTCAATGACTCTGCAATGTTTGATATCATAGTCCAAGTTCTGTTCACCGTATCATGTACTCGAGACCATCTGTGATAGCCAATATCGTATATGTATGCTTTAACAAGCGTGTTGatctcttcaatctttgacattcTTTTATTAAATTCATCAAGCATGTATGATCGTACCGTGGAAAGTACAATTCGCTTAACTTTAGATGACCTTTCTTGAACTTTGAccttatatttgtccaaatatATCACATGCAAGAATAATGTGGCATGCCAGTATAAACAATAGATGTTGCCTTCATGATACTCTCATTTCGATCAGAAACAATACACATATTTGGTTTTTCACCATATGCATGTTTGAATTGCTCAAAAACCACTTCCATGATGCGTTATTTTCTAAATCAACAATAGCATATGCCAGTGGTAATATTCTACCTATCATATGTGGCAAAAAGGAATTCAATTTCCATTATAAAACTGtagataaagaaaaatacatacaaATAATAAATTTTCTACAATATATCTATCATAAATCTACAATACCTGTTGCATCTATTGTGCTAGCTGTTAGCATTATTCCCATGTATGCTGACTTCAAAAAAGTCCCATCAACTGCTACAACTGTCTACAATATTTCCAACCATTGATTGACGTACTAATCGCAACAAATGCATACAAGAAACAGTTATCGTCGATCTTCTTCAATTTAACTACCGACCTCGGATAAGTCTTCTCCAGAATATACAAATAAGTAGGCAATCGACTGTAGGAGTCAGTAGGATGACCTCTCAAAAATTCTAAactcttttcctttgctctccaagCTTGCATGTATGTTAAGTTCACACCATGTTCAGACAACATATCAGTTTGTATATCTTTTGGCGTGTAAATTGTCTTAGAATCAGCATATTTTGGTATAACCATGCTACCCACTACCATGGCAGTAGGTTTGCATTGTATGTATGTATTGTCCATCAAAGAGCATGTGTGCAAGCTGTTGAATTTTCGAACCTTGAACATTGTTGAATCATTTATGCTAGTGAACTTGAAGTGCCATGTACAATCTTCCCTAACACATACTAGGCAATAactacaaaataaaaataatttaaacaaTGGTATGAAAAATGTAGATACACAAAAAATAGGCTGTTTAATCATGAAAACCTTATATTTAACAATTTACATACAAAAgactacaaattatctacaatttgTATACAAAGATATTACAAACATTGAAGAACAAAAAAACTACAAATTAAATAAAGACATAATTCTTGACCATTGAACTAATCTTACCTTCTAGCACTAAACTTTTTCACCCTAAATTGGAACTTGTTCATGACAAAATAGTATTTCATTGCactagaaattattttctcatcTTTGTATACTTGGCCTACTTCAATAACAATTGATGTATTTTCTGTTATGATTATTCTTTCATGAATCACTATCGCcggagatgttggcatatcaatCAACTTCAGTGTTCCAGATGAACCTGCAATCAATTAAAGCTAAATACAGTTATGATATATattgtagatatttttgtagTATAATTGTAGAACAATGAAATTCAAGACTTACATATTCATAACAATTGATATACACATGTTATGTAGTTTTTATTTAGAAAAATTGTATAACAAATGAAATTCAATACTTATTTTGATCTACACATGTTATCTAGTTGTTTTGTAGAAATATTGAAGAAAAATTGTAGAACACATGAGATATAACCAAATTTCACCACTGGTATAACAGATCAAACCTGCAATTGCGTTCgaaattgtaacgacccggctggtcgtttcatgagttaccactctgtttcccccatttctgcttcgtaTTGCTATGTTTatcagttctatatgtgatcgggttggttggctcggttCGGAAaagttttgagaaggtttgagacagttagtgtcttttgaggaagcttaagttgaaaaagtcaaccggatgttgacgtATGGGTTAGAGGGCTCTAATGTGAGATACGATCGTTcaaatagcttcgggaggtgatttggaacttaggagcatgatcgaaatgtgttttggaggttcggagtagatttaggctttaattggcgaaattggaattttggcattttccggttgatatgtgagattttgatataggtgcCGGAATGGAATTatgggagttgcagtagttttgctatgtcatttgggatgtgtgtgctaaatttcaggtcattcagacgtggtttggtatactttttgatcgaaagcggaatttagaagattttggaattcttaggcttgaatctgatgcgaatttggtattttgatattgttttgagcattccgaaggttggaacaagtttgaatgatgttatgggatatgttggaatgtttgattgaggtcccgggggcctcgggtgagtttcgggtagttaaacggaccatttcaagttCTTTGAAGTGGCAGAAACTGTTGTGTGTGTGTTGCAGacatttagccttcgcgttcgcgagtgggccctTGCCTTCGCAAAGGGTTAGGTTGGGAGGCTGTGAAGTTGGccttcacattcgcgaagaaagtcccgcgatcgcgaagggttgagGCTCGAGGTCATCACGTTTGCGAGGTTATGCCGTGTTCGCGTAAAGGAAGTTGAGTAGCTGGGTTCAGGTTGGTTTGTTCTTCACATTCACGGATGGGGTGTCACATTCGCGGTAAGTAAGGAAGCTAAGTCTTCGCATTCGCAAGCTGGGAGTCGCGATCACGATGAAGGAAATTTTGGTCAACgtcagtttgtgcttcgcgaacacgaggctttgaccgcgttcgcgaagaaggatttgaatgcctgggcagaatgtttaaatagccattgttcgcgattttggggctaactttcaccatttttgggcgattttgaagctttttgaagagaaTTGAAGAGTGATTCAAGTGGggacacttggaggtaagatttatggacttaatactcgattctaatgtgaattctacctaattaatcatggaatttaagcctaatattgaagaactagggcttgtaattagagacctagaatttgggatttgaggggtcgtttgtggttggattttgatgcttttgatatgaataaactcggggagtgataaagaGTCTATTggtgtaatttttatcggaatccgagatgtgggtccgggggttgggtttggccaatttcgggatttgtgttgtaatttgatttttttgagtgagatttgttcccttagcatattttgatggttttgcactgattttggttagatttggagcatccggaggtcgattcgagaggcaaaggcatcgcgggctagagattggaccagatagaggtgagtaatgattgtaaatgttgtcctaagggtatgaaaccccagatttcacatcgttatgctatattgaggtgacgtacacgctagatgacgagtgtggggtcgtgcacctttgggaattgtgacttagtccatcctgaatgactgttttaccgcatatttgattaaaaactatttgctatcattatattttgggttgaatgccatatttgggcctcgtgctaactatttggacccttagggaatttttattcctatttcctcactgttttgattttatatctatactcagtcatgctatattatactatttacataactcagccatgtattttgttttaatactttaaatgatattttgggctgagcatcatattttacaatgcccgagtggcttttggagatttatgactgagtaaggccgagggcctatattgtgaggatacttttggatcgagctgcacgccgcaacagtgatacactaatttatgattatgaggccgagggcctgagactgtatgccacgaggtggcttgttgatatgaggccgagagcctattgattatgccacgagatggcttgatattgtgcttgggccgtaaggggcccctcccggggtcagtacacccctagtgagcgcgggtacccattgtaatttgagatatagcccgagggactggtattgttctatgatattgcccgaggggtagattctgttgacattgtgcccgaggggcggatttttatatgtttatctgttctagctgctttttatttaattgtttaactgttaaaaaggtattttaaagaagcttcttctgaactaaggtgtctttatatgttttcaatgTTTCATTGCTTTTTATTGGTTTTATATTGCTTCTTTATTgcatgttgatgtgcttttacgtgatttcttatcgctcagtcctcatttattattattattactcactgagttggagtactcactttactccctacaccctgtgtgcagattcaggcgcttcaggtcccgcTAGGGAATGATGATTCTTCCATCTCAGGCGAATTCAGAGATTCACTaagtagctgctcggcgttcgtagcccagtgcctctccccctatcttattttcttttgttttagttctgtaaCATACTATGTTGACTTTTCCTGTCTTTAATCGGATAGTAGATGcttatgactggtgacaccctgatatcgggctatgtctattctgcAAATTGTCTTATTCACCTTTACTTTGGggttattattatgttaaagacttaatttatattattttaactgcttaaaatgaattgggtatgtgtaggctggccttgtcttcacgagaggcgccatcacgaccgagtccaggtttagggtcgtgataagttggtatcagagcctaggttacataggtctcacgagtcatgagcaggtttagtagagtctcgcggataggtacggagatgtctgtatttatcctcgagaggctgcagaacctttaggaaaaacttcatattcttgaaattcttatcatgcaaatctgttgatccgagtactacttctgttattctattctctcacagatggtgaggacacgtgctaccgatcaggatggacgaccactagtaccaccagctgtggccactagaggtcgaggacgcggtcgtagtcgcagtaggggcaggggtgtggcccgcacaacagctagggcagcacctgcagatccaccaatcgccccaattcaggatcaggtcccagttatggacgctccagcagcaccagctcaggcaccagctgtgcccattgtgatttcgagtcttcaggaggccttggctcagattctagcagtatgcactggcctagatcaggcggtttcagttactacagccgcatcTACTTCTCAGGacgggggaggtactcagactcccgccgcttgcacacctgagcaggtcatgcatGAAATTCAGACACCGGGGACACATCTAGTCCAGcaggttgcagctgctcaggactatgtagcttcTGCCATGCCAGAAGACGAGCagtgtaggttggagaggtttggtagactttagtctccgactttcagtggtgcagagggctaagatgcccagggtttcttggacaaatgtcagaggattcttcacACAACGGGTCTGGAGATCAGCGGGGTCGttttcactacttttcaattttctggagctgccttcacttggtgggaggcttatgagagccGTAAGCCTGTTGGTGCAGTACCCCTTACCTggaagcagttctccattctctttctagagaagtatgtgctgcagtctcgtagagaggagctacacgggcagtttgagtggttgggTTAAGGAAGAGATGAATGTGACGCAATATGAGataaggttctccgagttagctcatcatactatttggttggttctgacagatagagtgaggattaggaggtttgtggatggcctcacttatcagcttcgtattctcatgaacagggagagggtgtctg
Proteins encoded in this window:
- the LOC138874551 gene encoding uncharacterized protein, whose product is MENCFQVRGSSGTLKLIDMPTSPAIVIHERIIITENTSIVIEVGQVYKDEKIISSAMKYYFVMNKFQFRVKKFSARSYCLVCVREDCTWHFKFTSINDSTMFKVRKFNSLHTCSLMDNTYIQCKPTAMVVGSMVIPKYADSKTIYTPKDIQTDMLSEHGVNLTYMQAWRAKEKSLEFLRGHPTDSYSRLPTYLYILEKTYPRSTVVAVDGTFLKSAYMGIMLTASTIDATGRILPLAYAIVDLENNASWKWFLSNSNMHMVKVQERSSKVKRIVLSTVRSYMLDEFNKRMSKIEEINTLVKAYIYDIGYHRWSRVHDTVNRTWTMISNIAESLNATTRDAREMPIVELLEYTSNLLERWTNKKLLKAKGTFTYLGFKYNKELEDNRTLSQKLKVRASTDYIHIVINGVTRYIIS